A genomic window from Lentibacter algarum includes:
- the ruvX gene encoding Holliday junction resolvase RuvX yields the protein MICETPQEFVAALPAYGALMGLDLGDKTIGLAVSDTFRSSASPLETIRRKKFTPDATAMLAVATERNIAGLVLGLPRNMDGTEGARCQSTRAFARSLTRMTDLPITYWDERLSTVAAEKALLEADTTRKRRAEVIDHVAASYILQGLLDRLGHMKAE from the coding sequence GTGATCTGCGAAACCCCCCAAGAGTTTGTTGCCGCCCTGCCCGCTTACGGGGCGCTCATGGGCCTTGATCTTGGCGACAAGACCATCGGCCTTGCCGTGTCTGATACCTTCCGAAGCTCTGCAAGCCCGCTGGAAACCATCCGCCGCAAAAAGTTCACCCCCGACGCCACGGCCATGCTCGCCGTGGCCACCGAGCGCAACATCGCTGGGCTCGTGCTCGGTCTGCCGCGCAACATGGACGGAACTGAAGGCGCGCGCTGTCAATCGACCCGCGCTTTTGCCCGCTCCCTCACGCGCATGACGGACCTTCCGATCACCTATTGGGATGAGCGTCTCTCCACGGTTGCCGCAGAAAAAGCCCTGCTTGAGGCGGATACGACCCGAAAACGTCGCGCAGAGGTGATCGACCATGTCGCTGCCTCCTATATCCTTCAAGGGCTGCTCGACCGTCTCGGGCATATGAAGGCAGAGTGA
- the dusA gene encoding tRNA dihydrouridine(20/20a) synthase DusA, with protein MMQKSKNINVKAKPVTQAARLSVAPMMDWTDRHCRFLHRLLSRETLLYTEMVTSPALVRGRAFHLLAHSPAEHPVALQLGGSDPVELAEAARIGAAAGYDEINLNVGCPSDRVQSGTFGAVLMRQPELVAECCAAMQAVVEVPVTVKCRIGVDDQEPKEVLPAFLETVSGAGVSRFSIHARKAWLKGLSPKENRDIPPLDYPLVYEMKQNFQHLHLSLNGGVTSLKEAVAHLEMGMDGVMIGRSAYHQPWDILGDADALIFAKQNPFADPVEGVEAMLPYVEEHLSEGGKLGQISKHMLGLFAGQPGARLWRRVLSEGAHKEGAGVALIKEALDAVRVAREGALEAQK; from the coding sequence ATGATGCAAAAAAGTAAAAATATCAATGTCAAAGCAAAGCCTGTGACCCAAGCTGCGCGACTCTCCGTTGCGCCTATGATGGATTGGACGGACAGGCATTGTCGTTTTCTGCATCGGCTCCTCTCGCGGGAGACTTTGCTTTATACTGAGATGGTCACGTCACCCGCTTTGGTGCGGGGGCGGGCGTTTCATTTGCTGGCGCATAGCCCTGCGGAGCACCCTGTCGCTTTGCAGTTGGGTGGCTCTGACCCTGTAGAGCTTGCTGAAGCGGCGCGGATTGGGGCTGCGGCAGGGTATGACGAGATCAACCTCAATGTCGGCTGCCCGTCTGATCGGGTCCAGTCAGGGACCTTTGGAGCGGTGTTGATGCGTCAGCCTGAGCTTGTGGCGGAGTGTTGCGCGGCTATGCAGGCTGTTGTGGAGGTGCCGGTGACGGTCAAGTGCCGCATCGGTGTTGATGATCAAGAGCCAAAAGAGGTCTTGCCAGCCTTTCTGGAGACTGTGTCTGGCGCGGGTGTCAGTCGGTTTAGTATTCATGCGCGTAAGGCTTGGCTTAAGGGGCTTTCGCCCAAAGAAAATCGCGATATCCCGCCACTTGATTATCCTCTTGTCTATGAAATGAAACAGAATTTTCAGCATCTACATCTTTCTTTGAATGGTGGTGTGACGAGTTTGAAAGAAGCGGTGGCGCATCTTGAAATGGGGATGGATGGCGTCATGATTGGGCGCTCTGCCTACCACCAGCCTTGGGATATTCTGGGCGATGCCGATGCCCTTATTTTTGCCAAGCAAAACCCTTTTGCCGATCCTGTTGAGGGCGTCGAAGCGATGTTGCCTTATGTTGAGGAGCATTTGAGCGAAGGGGGCAAGCTTGGCCAGATCAGCAAGCATATGCTTGGTCTCTTTGCGGGACAGCCTGGGGCGCGGCTTTGGAGGCGGGTGCTCTCGGAAGGGGCGCACAAAGAGGGCGCTGGCGTGGCTTTGATCAAAGAAGCGCTGGACGCGGTGCGCGTGGCGCGCGAGGGTGCGCTTGAGGCGCAAAAATAG
- a CDS encoding type I secretion system permease/ATPase, with protein sequence MMQNTLQKSLIFLTEKLEHKLSQADLLRVFHGETEAYGVEDAVHALVAAGFSAEFGTGNPTQLDPVLFPLICLNAQGAAFVVLSKSDAGAFRVVDFAEGPKEQIWQSGDARLEAASYVLRVSRNRQWQAGKTPENGHWFWGAFQGLRSVYFQIILAAAVANVLGLTSSLFTMVVYDRVLPNEAIDSLLALTFGVGFALGFDFLIKSLRIRFIDAAGKYADEKMAERLFNHLLALKMRARTGSNGQMASIMRDFEVVREFFTSASLTALVDFPFLALFVTVIYMIGGPLAIVPLVAVPVVLIAGLIVQPFLRKYAAEASSDGQTKQSILMETLSGMETLKTTGAEPVMRARWRAAVKNQSESGGKGRLLAQGTVNFTQLVQQVAQIGIVFYGVFLIRDGVVSMGALIACVILTGKTLAPLGQISQILTRLNQSIVAYRQIDQMMKLEGERKTGRRYLSRDRIEGHVAFQNVSFAYDPELGSVLNGLNLEIKPGEKVAIMGPVGSGKSTLARLILGLFEPDDGAVMLDGLDARAVDPADRTRNIGAVLQECWLFSGTLRDNIVAGRFGVSDDEVAEKAKLSLAAAMAARHPHGFDMAVREGGMGVSGGQRQAIAIARSLIGDPPTLIMDEPTSSMDVQTEARVIENIKSWATDQRTLIVVTHRTSLLALVDRVIVLKDGKVSFDGNKSEMMARARRPENKEALANV encoded by the coding sequence ATGATGCAAAACACCCTGCAGAAAAGCCTGATCTTTTTAACGGAAAAGCTTGAGCATAAGTTAAGCCAAGCTGATTTATTACGCGTGTTCCACGGGGAAACGGAAGCTTACGGTGTTGAAGACGCCGTTCATGCGCTGGTGGCAGCAGGTTTTTCCGCAGAGTTTGGTACGGGTAATCCAACACAGCTTGATCCTGTTCTATTTCCGCTTATTTGCCTAAATGCGCAGGGGGCCGCCTTTGTTGTCCTGTCTAAGAGTGACGCTGGCGCCTTTAGGGTGGTTGATTTTGCAGAGGGGCCTAAAGAGCAGATTTGGCAAAGCGGTGACGCTCGGCTTGAGGCCGCGTCCTATGTGCTGCGCGTGAGTCGAAACCGGCAATGGCAGGCAGGCAAAACGCCCGAAAACGGACATTGGTTTTGGGGGGCGTTCCAAGGCCTGCGAAGTGTATATTTTCAGATTATTCTCGCGGCGGCTGTGGCAAATGTGCTGGGGCTGACCTCCTCTCTTTTTACGATGGTTGTTTATGACAGGGTTTTGCCGAATGAGGCGATTGACAGCCTTCTTGCGTTGACCTTTGGCGTTGGATTTGCGCTTGGATTTGATTTCCTTATCAAGTCCTTGCGGATCAGATTTATTGATGCGGCGGGTAAATATGCCGACGAGAAAATGGCAGAACGGCTGTTCAATCATCTCTTGGCTTTAAAGATGCGCGCTCGCACTGGCTCCAACGGGCAGATGGCCTCGATCATGCGCGATTTTGAGGTTGTGCGCGAGTTTTTCACTTCGGCGTCGTTGACAGCTTTGGTTGATTTCCCGTTTCTGGCGCTGTTTGTCACTGTGATTTACATGATCGGTGGGCCGCTGGCGATTGTGCCTTTGGTGGCTGTTCCTGTTGTGTTGATCGCGGGGCTGATTGTTCAGCCTTTTTTGCGCAAATATGCCGCAGAAGCGAGCAGTGATGGGCAGACGAAACAATCAATTTTAATGGAAACCCTCTCGGGTATGGAAACGCTCAAGACGACAGGTGCGGAACCCGTGATGCGAGCGAGGTGGCGTGCGGCTGTTAAAAACCAATCGGAAAGTGGCGGTAAGGGACGGCTTCTGGCGCAGGGTACAGTGAATTTTACCCAGCTTGTGCAGCAAGTTGCTCAGATCGGGATTGTGTTTTACGGTGTCTTTCTGATCCGCGATGGTGTCGTCTCTATGGGTGCACTGATCGCCTGTGTGATTTTGACGGGCAAAACACTCGCGCCTTTGGGGCAGATTTCACAGATATTAACGCGTCTCAATCAATCGATCGTCGCCTATCGCCAGATTGACCAGATGATGAAGTTAGAAGGCGAGCGCAAGACGGGGCGTCGCTATTTGAGCCGCGATCGTATTGAGGGCCATGTGGCGTTTCAGAATGTGAGTTTTGCCTATGATCCTGAGCTCGGGTCTGTGCTGAACGGGCTTAACCTGGAGATCAAGCCGGGTGAAAAAGTTGCCATCATGGGGCCTGTCGGGTCTGGAAAAAGCACATTGGCGCGGCTGATCCTTGGGCTTTTTGAGCCAGATGACGGCGCTGTCATGCTAGACGGTCTTGATGCGAGGGCGGTTGATCCTGCGGACCGGACGCGCAACATCGGGGCTGTTTTGCAAGAGTGCTGGCTTTTTTCGGGCACGCTGCGCGACAATATCGTGGCGGGACGATTTGGCGTAAGTGATGACGAGGTGGCCGAAAAGGCCAAGCTCTCTTTGGCGGCAGCTATGGCAGCGCGCCATCCACACGGATTTGACATGGCGGTGCGCGAGGGGGGGATGGGCGTTTCTGGCGGGCAGCGACAAGCCATCGCAATTGCACGCAGTTTGATTGGCGATCCGCCCACATTGATCATGGATGAGCCAACCTCAAGCATGGATGTGCAAACAGAAGCCAGGGTTATTGAAAATATAAAGTCCTGGGCCACTGACCAGCGGACCTTAATTGTTGTGACGCATCGCACCAGCCTGTTGGCGTTGGTGGATCGGGTGATTGTTTTGAAAGATGGAAAAGTCAGCTTTGATGGCAACAAAAGCGAAATGATGGCGCGTGCACGCCGCCCAGAGAACAAAGAAGCGCTCGCCAATGTCTAA
- a CDS encoding HlyD family type I secretion periplasmic adaptor subunit: MSNAEFDRIARDLRGRSGRTGTYLLFAVGLVLMSVGYWAHLTEIDDVTRADARVVPSQLVQVVQAAETGTITEIGVKVGDIVEPGDVIMRLDPTLLHSELNTAQADAAALFIRQNRLKSQISGTDFNMITEPETQDILDAEHQLFLSLQEQLFADLLVLEARRDIKMAEIKGAEVGRDVAEENIALLLEEIKVVEPLVEKRIESPLALISLRRQFAELNGRLRETETQIVMAQTAVTEIESQIVARKRDQLTKAHQELTEVHARLASLETRIPALQTRLKRAEIRSPTRGIVNQVLFATLGGVAQQGQTVAEIVPFGDTVTVEAFVDPADIAFIRPNQEVKVRITAYDASRYGALDGAVTRIGADTVEAPDGERSVYVVEIRLQGTLTDADGVELEIIPGMIAQVDMLSQKKTVLAYLTQPVVRIKDRAFRD; this comes from the coding sequence ATGTCTAATGCTGAATTTGATAGAATTGCCCGAGACCTGCGAGGCCGCTCAGGCCGGACTGGGACCTATCTTTTGTTTGCGGTGGGTTTGGTTTTGATGAGTGTGGGCTATTGGGCGCATCTCACGGAGATAGACGATGTGACACGTGCTGACGCGCGCGTTGTTCCGAGCCAATTGGTGCAGGTCGTGCAAGCTGCTGAAACCGGCACAATCACCGAGATTGGTGTGAAGGTGGGCGATATTGTAGAGCCGGGTGATGTAATTATGCGGCTTGATCCGACCTTGCTGCACTCTGAGTTGAATACAGCACAGGCGGATGCTGCTGCGCTTTTCATCCGTCAGAACCGTTTGAAGTCACAGATTTCAGGCACTGATTTCAATATGATAACAGAGCCTGAGACACAGGATATTTTGGATGCGGAACACCAACTGTTTTTGTCTCTTCAAGAGCAGTTGTTTGCGGATCTACTGGTTTTGGAAGCGCGGCGCGACATCAAGATGGCTGAGATTAAGGGCGCTGAAGTGGGGCGCGACGTTGCAGAAGAAAACATTGCGCTCTTGCTGGAGGAAATAAAGGTTGTAGAACCTCTTGTTGAAAAGCGGATTGAGAGCCCGCTTGCTCTTATTTCGTTGCGGCGCCAATTTGCTGAGCTGAACGGGCGCCTCAGAGAGACGGAAACGCAAATTGTTATGGCGCAAACCGCTGTAACAGAAATTGAAAGTCAGATTGTTGCGCGCAAGCGAGACCAGCTCACCAAAGCGCATCAGGAATTGACCGAGGTTCATGCGCGTTTGGCATCGCTTGAAACACGCATTCCGGCTTTGCAAACACGCTTGAAACGCGCAGAGATACGCAGCCCGACACGCGGGATTGTAAACCAGGTATTATTTGCCACCCTAGGGGGAGTTGCCCAGCAGGGCCAGACTGTCGCAGAGATCGTTCCTTTTGGCGATACGGTGACTGTGGAGGCTTTTGTAGACCCTGCGGATATTGCCTTTATCCGCCCGAACCAAGAGGTGAAGGTGCGTATTACGGCCTATGATGCGTCGCGCTATGGCGCTCTGGATGGAGCTGTAACACGTATTGGGGCGGACACTGTGGAGGCCCCTGACGGGGAGCGCAGCGTATATGTGGTTGAAATAAGGTTGCAAGGAACGCTGACGGACGCGGATGGAGTGGAGCTTGAGATTATTCCCGGCATGATTGCTCAGGTGGATATGCTATCACAGAAGAAGACTGTGCTGGCTTATTTGACACAACCGGTGGTGCGCATCAAAGACCGAGCCTTTCGCGACTGA
- a CDS encoding sulfite exporter TauE/SafE family protein yields the protein MPETGLLLQMLVMLLAIGAFAGVLAGLLGVGGGIILVPAFFYAFQVLGYDGPQLMQVCLATSLATIVVTSVRSVLSHNKKGAVDWEILRSWAIGIGIGAVFGMLLASSLRSITLQAIFGCLGVVIGLYMGFGRSEWRLGQEMPKGLKRAVLSPTVGFLSVLMGIGGGSFGVPLMSLFNVPIHRAVATAAGFGVIIAVPAVIGFLFVSIDGAPPYTVGAVNLVAFAVIVSMTMITAPYGVKLAHAMDPKPLKRVFAVFLTLVALNMLRKALGY from the coding sequence ATGCCAGAAACAGGTTTGTTACTTCAGATGCTGGTGATGCTGTTGGCCATCGGGGCCTTTGCAGGGGTGCTCGCAGGGCTCTTGGGTGTGGGTGGTGGTATCATCCTTGTGCCAGCGTTTTTCTATGCATTTCAGGTGCTTGGGTATGATGGGCCGCAGCTAATGCAGGTCTGCTTGGCCACATCTCTTGCGACGATTGTCGTCACCTCGGTGCGCTCGGTTCTGAGCCACAATAAGAAGGGTGCTGTGGATTGGGAGATCTTGCGCTCTTGGGCCATCGGGATTGGTATCGGGGCCGTCTTCGGGATGCTGCTTGCCTCATCATTGCGCTCAATAACGTTGCAGGCGATTTTCGGCTGCCTTGGTGTTGTGATTGGGCTTTACATGGGCTTTGGGCGCAGCGAGTGGCGTCTCGGGCAGGAGATGCCGAAGGGGCTAAAACGTGCGGTGCTTTCGCCAACGGTTGGGTTTCTTTCGGTGTTGATGGGCATTGGCGGAGGCAGTTTTGGGGTTCCGTTGATGAGCTTGTTCAATGTGCCTATTCACCGTGCTGTGGCGACGGCGGCGGGCTTTGGCGTGATTATCGCTGTGCCTGCGGTCATTGGCTTTCTCTTTGTCAGCATTGATGGCGCGCCGCCTTATACAGTGGGCGCTGTGAACCTTGTTGCCTTTGCGGTGATCGTGTCGATGACAATGATAACCGCGCCTTACGGGGTGAAGCTTGCACATGCGATGGACCCAAAGCCGCTCAAGCGTGTGTTTGCTGTCTTTTTAACCTTGGTTGCCTTGAACATGCTTCGTAAGGCACTGGGATATTGA
- a CDS encoding DUF1289 domain-containing protein, producing the protein MSENSKVWQRAEIDSPCIQICVVHPETRLCTGCARSIDEIGRWSRMSPEERRAIMAELPAREAAPTGRRGGRAARLNR; encoded by the coding sequence ATGAGCGAAAACTCCAAAGTCTGGCAACGCGCCGAGATCGACAGCCCCTGCATCCAGATCTGTGTGGTGCACCCCGAAACGCGGCTCTGCACAGGCTGCGCTCGTTCGATTGACGAGATTGGACGTTGGTCGCGCATGTCTCCCGAAGAGCGCCGCGCCATCATGGCCGAACTTCCAGCCCGCGAAGCGGCCCCCACAGGCCGCCGCGGTGGCCGCGCCGCCCGTCTCAACCGCTGA
- the ccmI gene encoding c-type cytochrome biogenesis protein CcmI: MLFWIISAALALLIAALFALALLTRRAEAEHPAAYDLRIYRDQLKEVERDLARGVINEADAERIRTEVGRRVLAADAQLAIADVSSQQPRALTIVIAATIALILTGGGVAIYTQLGTPGLGDLPHKARLQASQDLYSSRSSHEAFLARLPVRNAPQQEAGYLELVERLREAVASRPDELQGQQFLAQSEARLGNYAAARAAQSAVIRLKGEAVGASDFVTMAQMYITEADGYVSPEAEAALRRALRADRTDPVARYFLGQMWLQNDRPDRAFGLWSQLLNEGPEEAPWIAPIRQSIDDIAWLAGVEYTQPAPSEMATDMPGPTVQDIENAGEMTPEERQEMVQSMVQRLNDRLATEGGTPEEWARLISAYGSLGDEGRARAIWLEAQQRFADTPDALETVRRGAARAGVDQ, translated from the coding sequence ATGTTATTCTGGATAATCTCCGCCGCTCTGGCCCTGCTCATCGCCGCTCTCTTCGCCCTCGCGCTGCTCACCCGTCGCGCCGAAGCCGAGCACCCCGCCGCCTATGACCTGCGCATTTACCGCGACCAGCTCAAAGAAGTGGAACGTGATCTTGCCCGCGGCGTGATCAATGAGGCCGATGCCGAGCGCATCCGCACCGAAGTGGGCCGCCGTGTTCTGGCCGCCGATGCCCAGCTGGCCATTGCCGATGTCTCAAGCCAGCAGCCGCGCGCCCTGACCATCGTCATCGCCGCTACAATCGCCCTCATCCTCACAGGGGGTGGCGTTGCCATCTACACACAGCTTGGCACGCCTGGCCTTGGCGATCTGCCTCACAAGGCGCGCCTGCAAGCCTCCCAAGACCTGTACAGCAGCCGCAGCAGCCACGAGGCCTTTCTTGCCCGCCTGCCAGTGCGCAACGCCCCGCAACAAGAGGCGGGCTATCTTGAACTGGTTGAGCGCCTGCGCGAAGCCGTGGCGAGCCGTCCAGACGAGCTTCAAGGCCAGCAGTTCCTGGCCCAGAGTGAAGCCCGCCTTGGCAACTACGCCGCTGCGCGTGCCGCTCAAAGTGCTGTTATCCGCCTCAAAGGCGAGGCAGTGGGCGCAAGTGACTTCGTGACCATGGCGCAAATGTATATCACAGAAGCGGATGGCTACGTCTCTCCCGAAGCCGAGGCCGCATTGCGCCGCGCCCTGCGCGCGGACCGTACAGACCCCGTCGCGCGCTACTTCCTTGGTCAGATGTGGCTCCAAAACGACCGCCCCGACCGCGCCTTTGGTCTCTGGTCACAGCTGCTCAACGAAGGCCCCGAAGAGGCTCCATGGATCGCCCCGATCCGCCAAAGCATTGATGATATCGCTTGGCTCGCAGGCGTCGAGTACACCCAGCCCGCACCGAGCGAAATGGCAACAGACATGCCTGGACCAACGGTTCAAGACATTGAGAACGCAGGCGAAATGACGCCAGAAGAGCGCCAAGAAATGGTCCAAAGCATGGTCCAGCGCCTCAATGACCGCCTCGCCACAGAAGGCGGAACCCCCGAAGAATGGGCGCGCCTGATCAGCGCCTATGGCTCTTTGGGCGATGAGGGCCGCGCCCGCGCGATCTGGCTAGAGGCACAACAGCGCTTTGCAGACACGCCTGACGCCCTTGAAACGGTCCGTCGCGGTGCGGCGCGCGCAGGGGTCGACCAGTGA